A window of the Haloarcula litorea genome harbors these coding sequences:
- a CDS encoding ThuA domain-containing protein, which translates to MVSVTVWNEYVHEREDDAVAEVYPDGIHATIADALAERGHETRTATLQEPEHGLTESVLDDTEVLTWWGHAAHDEVRDDVVERVAERVQDGMGLLVLHSAHASKPFKRLLGTPCDLTWREVGERERLWVVDPGHPITDGLDDSLTVEEAEMYGEPFGVPEPDRLVFTSWFEGGEVFRSGCCYRRGRGRLFYFRPGHETYPIYHRDDVQRVLDNAVRWARPREGADAHAGNRNVEPRESL; encoded by the coding sequence ATGGTCTCAGTCACCGTCTGGAACGAGTACGTCCACGAGCGGGAGGACGACGCCGTCGCCGAGGTCTACCCCGACGGCATCCACGCCACCATCGCCGACGCGCTGGCCGAACGGGGCCACGAGACGCGGACGGCGACCCTCCAGGAACCGGAGCACGGCCTCACGGAGTCGGTGCTGGACGACACCGAGGTCTTGACCTGGTGGGGCCACGCCGCCCACGACGAGGTCCGCGACGACGTGGTCGAGCGGGTCGCCGAGCGGGTCCAGGACGGGATGGGGCTGCTCGTCCTCCACTCGGCACACGCCTCGAAGCCGTTCAAGCGGCTGCTCGGGACGCCCTGTGACCTCACCTGGCGGGAGGTCGGCGAGCGCGAGCGGCTGTGGGTCGTCGACCCCGGCCACCCCATCACCGACGGGCTGGACGACTCCCTGACCGTCGAGGAGGCCGAGATGTACGGCGAACCGTTCGGCGTCCCCGAACCCGACCGGCTGGTGTTCACGTCGTGGTTCGAGGGCGGCGAGGTGTTCCGATCGGGGTGTTGCTACCGCCGAGGCCGCGGCCGGCTCTTCTACTTCCGGCCGGGCCACGAGACCTACCCCATCTACCACCGCGACGACGTCCAGCGCGTGCTGGACAACGCCGTCCGGTGGGCGCGCCCCCGCGAGGGAGCCGACGCCCACGCCGGCAACCGCAACGTCGAGCCCCGCGAGTCGCTCTAG
- a CDS encoding DUF5786 family protein: MGFGSYDESEQENQEYDTDFEDEDGHDAEDNAHEGDVEYEFTASNDELLDTLKDIKDQSNT, encoded by the coding sequence ATGGGGTTCGGGAGCTACGACGAGTCAGAACAAGAGAACCAGGAGTACGACACGGACTTCGAAGACGAGGACGGGCACGACGCGGAGGACAACGCCCACGAGGGCGACGTGGAGTACGAGTTCACCGCGTCGAACGACGAACTTCTGGACACGCTCAAAGACATCAAAGACCAGTCGAACACGTGA
- a CDS encoding DUF99 family protein: protein MKAGARALGVAESYRDETSRLAGTVVRASRVVDGFVFGRCTVGGTDATDAVCEMVARLDREDVRWLLLAGIAPAWFNVLDLRRIHDRTGLPTLSVSFEASPGLGPAIREAFDDPATVRDRLDTYRAQPDRRPVSVGDDTLYVRAVGVDDDRAAEVVRAFTPEGGRPEPLRVARLAARGLLDAD from the coding sequence ATGAAAGCCGGGGCGCGGGCCCTCGGCGTGGCCGAGTCGTATCGGGACGAGACCAGCCGGCTCGCGGGGACGGTCGTCCGCGCGAGCAGAGTCGTCGACGGCTTCGTCTTCGGCCGGTGTACGGTCGGCGGGACCGACGCGACCGACGCCGTCTGTGAGATGGTCGCGCGGCTCGACCGCGAGGACGTGCGCTGGCTGTTGCTTGCCGGAATCGCCCCCGCGTGGTTCAACGTCCTGGACCTCCGGCGCATCCACGACCGGACGGGGCTGCCGACCCTCTCGGTGAGCTTCGAGGCCTCGCCGGGGCTGGGCCCGGCCATCCGCGAGGCGTTCGACGACCCCGCGACCGTCCGGGACCGGCTCGACACCTACCGCGCCCAGCCCGACCGCCGCCCGGTGTCGGTCGGCGACGACACGCTCTACGTGCGCGCGGTCGGCGTCGACGACGATCGGGCCGCCGAAGTCGTTCGCGCGTTCACGCCGGAGGGCGGCCGGCCGGAGCCGCTCCGCGTGGCCCGGCTCGCGGCCCGCGGCCTGCTCGACGCCGACTGA
- a CDS encoding uracil-DNA glycosylase, whose amino-acid sequence MGQMDGLDVVACERCEELCDSRSRIVNGVGPADADLLFVGEAPGANEDEQGEPFVGRSGDVLDETLREAGLDRGDVRITNCVRCRPPDNRDPREAELANCREYLETEVDRVDPELVVTLGKVPAEHLLERDVAVTGAAGDVFDATLAGEPRRVMVCVHPAATLYDPSQQETFEATLRAAAEFTDDESGQRRLGDF is encoded by the coding sequence ATGGGACAGATGGACGGGCTCGACGTGGTCGCCTGCGAGCGCTGCGAGGAACTCTGTGACTCGCGCTCGCGCATCGTCAACGGCGTCGGTCCCGCCGACGCGGACCTCCTGTTCGTCGGCGAGGCCCCGGGTGCCAACGAGGACGAGCAGGGCGAACCGTTCGTCGGCCGCAGCGGCGACGTACTGGACGAGACGCTCCGCGAAGCCGGGCTGGACCGCGGGGACGTGCGCATCACCAACTGCGTGCGCTGCCGGCCGCCGGACAACCGCGATCCGCGCGAGGCGGAACTGGCGAACTGCCGGGAGTACCTGGAGACGGAGGTCGACCGCGTCGACCCCGAACTCGTCGTCACGCTGGGGAAGGTGCCCGCCGAGCACCTGCTGGAGCGGGACGTGGCCGTCACCGGCGCGGCCGGCGACGTGTTCGACGCGACGCTCGCGGGCGAACCCCGCCGGGTGATGGTCTGTGTCCACCCGGCGGCGACGCTGTACGACCCCAGTCAGCAGGAGACGTTCGAGGCGACCCTGCGGGCGGCCGCGGAGTTCACCGACGACGAGAGCGGCCAGCGGCGGCTCGGCGACTTCTGA
- a CDS encoding RidA family protein — protein MRKLHLGPGLGELDDGTDPAMSVGVATERATGTDLRLSGLVHPDGTPVEQARHVFETVADVVVNDLGGATGDVTMLRFYVRSDRLTDALRRELHAVRREFFDAPEFPAATMVGVDELVHDDAAVEIEAAAFVPDGEWTVETVRPD, from the coding sequence ATGCGGAAACTCCACCTCGGCCCCGGGCTGGGCGAACTCGACGACGGGACGGACCCGGCGATGTCCGTCGGCGTCGCGACCGAGCGGGCGACCGGCACCGACCTCCGGCTGTCGGGGCTCGTCCACCCGGACGGGACGCCGGTCGAGCAGGCCCGGCACGTCTTCGAGACCGTCGCGGACGTGGTCGTGAACGACCTGGGCGGGGCGACGGGCGACGTGACGATGCTGCGGTTCTACGTGCGAAGCGACCGGCTCACCGACGCCCTCAGACGGGAGCTGCACGCGGTCCGTCGGGAGTTCTTCGACGCGCCCGAGTTCCCGGCCGCGACGATGGTGGGCGTCGACGAGCTGGTCCACGACGACGCGGCCGTCGAGATCGAGGCGGCGGCGTTCGTCCCGGACGGGGAGTGGACCGTCGAGACGGTCCGGCCCGACTAG
- a CDS encoding PhnE/PtxC family ABC transporter permease codes for MSDDAVSAQLNNLRRTRVIRQVAAVLLILGIVATTVFGLGFIGFDLGEIRAGIPGFVDFIGAFFPPNFGAMTVYTKNQGITGLQAIPASLVPSRLAETLASPRLTLVKASIVTLLLGFLGTVLGFLPALVFGVLGSEQVTPFPFNFIFRGTMSAIRAIPAIVWIFLFIPFGPPSQATAVLAIATDTIGNLGRLFTDELEEVDEGPIEAIRSTGASRTQTVGFGMLSQVSRSFIAWTLYILEINTRIAISLGVVGAGGLGLYIRNQQDLLQFQNTAAGIVMVFIVVLSIELLSSRIRARLRPSEHESKGFVEGLKDLLNADKWVGRSKDA; via the coding sequence GTGAGCGACGACGCGGTCTCCGCACAGCTCAACAACCTCCGTCGCACGCGGGTCATCAGGCAGGTGGCGGCGGTCCTGCTGATCCTCGGCATCGTCGCCACGACGGTCTTCGGCCTCGGGTTCATCGGCTTCGACCTCGGCGAGATCCGCGCCGGTATCCCCGGCTTCGTCGATTTCATCGGCGCGTTCTTCCCGCCGAACTTCGGCGCGATGACCGTCTACACGAAGAACCAGGGCATCACCGGCCTGCAGGCGATCCCGGCGAGCCTCGTGCCCTCGCGCCTCGCCGAGACGCTGGCCTCCCCGCGGCTGACGCTCGTGAAGGCGAGCATCGTCACGCTGTTGCTCGGCTTCCTCGGGACCGTGCTGGGCTTCCTGCCGGCGCTCGTCTTCGGCGTGCTGGGCAGCGAGCAGGTGACGCCGTTCCCGTTCAACTTCATCTTCCGCGGGACGATGAGCGCCATCCGCGCCATCCCCGCCATCGTCTGGATCTTCCTGTTCATCCCCTTCGGCCCGCCGAGCCAGGCGACGGCCGTGCTGGCCATCGCCACCGACACGATCGGGAACCTCGGTCGCCTCTTCACCGACGAGCTGGAGGAGGTCGACGAGGGGCCGATCGAGGCCATCCGCTCGACGGGTGCCTCCCGGACCCAGACCGTCGGCTTCGGGATGTTGAGCCAGGTCTCCCGGTCGTTCATCGCGTGGACGCTGTACATCCTGGAGATCAACACCCGCATCGCCATCTCGCTGGGCGTCGTCGGTGCCGGCGGCCTCGGCCTCTACATCCGGAACCAGCAGGACCTCCTGCAGTTCCAGAACACCGCCGCCGGGATCGTGATGGTGTTCATCGTCGTCCTCTCCATCGAGCTGCTCTCCTCGCGCATCCGGGCGCGCCTGCGCCCCAGCGAACACGAGAGCAAGGGCTTCGTCGAGGGCCTGAAGGACCTGCTGAACGCCGACAAGTGGGTCGGCCGCTCGAAGGACGCCTAG
- the phnC gene encoding phosphonate ABC transporter ATP-binding protein produces the protein MPAVSFDSVTKVYGEDTVALDDIDIDIEAGEFVVLLGPSGAGKSTFLRVLNGLTNPTEGAVTIEGQSATGARDDVGMVFQEHYLIESRSAFQNALTGALARNGLLRSVLTWHGESDKRTALEALDTVGLLEEAGQRAGSMSGGQKQRVGIARALVQQPSLLLADEPVASLDPKAARDVMDYMKQAADERDLTAITSLHQVNIAREFGDRFIGVRDGEVVFEGDREDLTMDVVDRIYYGEGGDGDTQTSIGVEDGEQLGDTPPASADGGESA, from the coding sequence ATGCCCGCAGTTAGTTTCGACAGCGTGACCAAGGTGTACGGGGAGGACACCGTCGCCCTCGACGACATCGACATCGACATCGAGGCCGGTGAGTTCGTCGTGTTGCTCGGTCCCTCCGGGGCGGGGAAGTCGACGTTCCTCCGTGTCCTGAACGGGCTCACCAACCCGACGGAGGGGGCAGTCACCATCGAGGGCCAGTCCGCGACGGGCGCTCGCGACGACGTCGGGATGGTGTTCCAGGAACACTACCTCATCGAGAGCCGCAGCGCATTCCAGAACGCGCTGACCGGCGCGCTCGCTCGCAACGGCCTGCTCCGGAGCGTCCTCACCTGGCACGGGGAGTCGGACAAGCGAACCGCCCTGGAGGCGCTGGACACCGTCGGTCTCCTGGAGGAGGCCGGCCAGCGCGCCGGCTCGATGAGCGGCGGTCAGAAACAGCGCGTCGGCATCGCCCGCGCGCTGGTCCAGCAGCCGAGTCTGCTGCTGGCCGACGAACCCGTCGCCAGCCTCGACCCGAAGGCCGCCCGCGACGTGATGGACTACATGAAGCAGGCCGCCGACGAGCGCGACCTGACCGCCATCACGAGCCTCCACCAGGTCAACATCGCCCGCGAGTTCGGCGACCGCTTCATCGGCGTCCGGGACGGCGAGGTCGTCTTCGAGGGCGACCGCGAGGACCTGACGATGGACGTCGTCGACCGCATCTACTACGGCGAGGGTGGCGACGGCGACACGCAGACCAGTATCGGCGTCGAGGACGGCGAGCAGCTGGGCGACACCCCGCCGGCGTCGGCCGACGGAGGTGAGTCCGCGTGA
- a CDS encoding phosphate/phosphite/phosphonate ABC transporter substrate-binding protein, whose product MRKRRSFIKGVGALGTAGLLAGCSGDGGSGGDGGSTESDSDGGSESEDTATSTPSGPEVTFGGNEELNFNLSPSVPQSNLYVQYAPLRDYLERYVTENYDVPEALDAKMNIGSNYSAVIQALGQGTADIAETGPFAAAVGHQTGNSEVILQRKGYGTWTYKSLIAVRNGSDIGSVEDLEGKNVAFSDPLSTSGFLYPTATMKEAGIDVGNLPEGNGSQANFTPTFAGGHVQSYTLLKQGQVDAAAMGGFVRDTKTGPTPEKWQEVATTLHEDTGLPRAPIVVSSALDDDAQDAIQTAFLEAPDRVYQGADGEDGTDDDLWFSAVREADVDTYQDVIDKAETLGVGADFFEQ is encoded by the coding sequence ATGCGTAAGCGGAGAAGCTTTATCAAAGGCGTGGGCGCGCTCGGTACCGCTGGACTACTGGCTGGCTGTTCCGGTGACGGGGGTTCGGGCGGCGACGGCGGTTCGACCGAGAGCGATTCGGACGGGGGTTCCGAGAGCGAAGACACCGCGACCTCGACGCCGTCGGGGCCCGAAGTGACCTTCGGCGGGAACGAGGAACTGAACTTCAACCTCTCGCCGAGCGTCCCGCAGTCGAACCTCTACGTCCAGTACGCGCCGCTCCGGGACTACCTGGAGCGCTACGTCACGGAGAACTACGACGTGCCCGAGGCGCTGGACGCGAAGATGAACATCGGGAGCAACTACAGCGCCGTCATCCAGGCGCTCGGCCAGGGCACCGCCGACATCGCCGAGACCGGCCCGTTCGCCGCCGCGGTCGGCCACCAGACCGGCAACTCCGAGGTCATCCTCCAGCGGAAGGGGTACGGCACCTGGACCTACAAGAGCCTCATCGCCGTCCGCAACGGCAGCGACATCGGCAGCGTCGAGGACCTCGAGGGCAAGAACGTCGCGTTCAGCGACCCGCTCTCGACCAGCGGCTTCCTCTACCCGACGGCGACGATGAAAGAGGCCGGCATCGACGTCGGCAACCTCCCGGAGGGCAACGGGTCGCAGGCCAACTTCACGCCCACCTTCGCCGGGGGTCACGTCCAGTCGTACACCCTGCTGAAGCAGGGGCAGGTCGACGCCGCCGCGATGGGCGGGTTCGTCCGCGACACCAAGACCGGCCCGACCCCCGAGAAGTGGCAGGAGGTCGCGACGACGCTCCACGAGGACACCGGGCTGCCGCGGGCCCCCATCGTCGTCAGTAGCGCGCTCGACGACGACGCACAGGACGCCATCCAGACGGCCTTCCTCGAGGCCCCGGACCGCGTCTACCAGGGTGCCGACGGCGAGGACGGGACCGACGACGATCTCTGGTTCAGCGCCGTCCGCGAGGCGGACGTCGACACCTACCAGGACGTCATCGACAAGGCCGAGACCCTCGGCGTCGGTGCGGACTTCTTCGAGCAGTAA
- the hisH gene encoding imidazole glycerol phosphate synthase subunit HisH produces MNVRQTTADVVVVDYGLGNLRSVTRGLERAGADVTLSEDPAEFDAADGIVLPGVGAFSEGMDNAGPFRDALVEQAESGTPLFGICLGMQMLLTTSEEADHAGQGDAEGLDLIPGENVRFSRDQTVPHMGWNELDVRREHPLVEGVDGQYAYFVHSYYAVPDEEDAVVATTDYGTDFASIVADETGTVFGTQFHPEKSGETGLRILRNYVDYCVEQR; encoded by the coding sequence ATGAACGTGAGACAGACGACCGCCGACGTGGTGGTCGTCGACTACGGGCTGGGGAACCTCCGGAGCGTCACGCGCGGCCTCGAACGCGCGGGCGCGGACGTGACCCTCTCCGAGGACCCCGCCGAGTTCGACGCCGCCGACGGCATCGTCCTCCCCGGCGTCGGTGCCTTCTCCGAGGGGATGGACAACGCCGGGCCGTTCCGGGACGCGCTGGTCGAGCAGGCGGAGTCGGGGACGCCCCTCTTCGGCATCTGTCTCGGGATGCAGATGCTCCTGACCACCAGCGAGGAGGCCGACCACGCCGGCCAGGGCGACGCCGAGGGCCTGGACCTGATCCCGGGGGAGAACGTCCGGTTCAGCCGCGACCAGACCGTCCCGCACATGGGCTGGAACGAACTCGACGTCCGGCGCGAGCACCCGCTCGTCGAGGGCGTCGACGGCCAGTACGCCTACTTCGTCCACTCCTACTACGCCGTCCCCGACGAGGAGGACGCCGTCGTCGCGACCACCGACTACGGGACCGACTTCGCCTCCATCGTGGCCGACGAGACCGGCACCGTCTTCGGCACGCAGTTCCACCCCGAGAAGTCCGGGGAGACGGGGCTGCGCATCCTCCGGAACTACGTCGACTACTGCGTCGAGCAGCGGTAG